A stretch of the Victivallis lenta genome encodes the following:
- a CDS encoding ABC transporter substrate-binding protein yields the protein MRRIFLILFVLLALASAATWYTLQERSAHPQIVWTAGLSPDRVEQVEAFHGWLRANGYVDKDGELLFTVRLETTDNQSALIQAVSGMAGDLIDHVPVKRFAPMGVLEEITGFARENGLDPAAGYGEAAGDLLMYGGKQYAYFCNLATRGLLLNLDLFEKYGVEPPPEEWTPADFERIGREFVRKANAGRPRQEVFFSGAMPQAILPLARSLGADVFNETLTAATLTDPAFVRALETYYGWVYRHHLIPTAAEATSTESEGTSVNSEATPQLAAGRYGMILTGRYVNMDLRRFRNGRFRLAFVQLPEWEYKNLVTTSRNTAIYKGSKHKEQARLFLKFLAAKEYNDLIIRSSDGLPPNPEWAEGNPEFRTPPGREFEGDLHDNELKWTLSIGIPESQSPYYPLGDNKLSYAFAKVESKLASPEEALKQAEEAINYSIRSTVEGTASLQEEYRAACERQRQIDHRKAAGEKIPAGWIRNPFYRKFYRDRGMLADH from the coding sequence ATGCGCCGCATCTTCCTCATCCTGTTCGTCCTGCTTGCGCTGGCATCGGCTGCGACCTGGTACACGCTGCAGGAGCGCTCGGCGCATCCGCAGATCGTCTGGACCGCCGGGCTTTCACCGGACCGGGTCGAACAGGTCGAAGCGTTCCACGGGTGGCTGCGCGCAAACGGGTATGTCGACAAGGACGGCGAACTGCTGTTTACCGTCCGGCTCGAGACGACCGACAACCAGAGCGCGTTGATCCAGGCGGTTTCCGGCATGGCCGGCGATCTTATCGATCATGTGCCTGTAAAGCGGTTTGCTCCGATGGGCGTCCTCGAGGAGATCACCGGGTTCGCCCGTGAAAACGGGCTCGACCCGGCCGCCGGATACGGCGAGGCGGCCGGCGACCTGCTGATGTACGGCGGGAAGCAGTACGCATATTTCTGCAATCTCGCCACGCGCGGACTTCTCCTCAATCTCGATCTGTTCGAAAAATACGGCGTCGAACCGCCGCCGGAGGAGTGGACTCCGGCCGACTTTGAACGGATCGGCCGGGAATTCGTCCGCAAGGCGAACGCGGGCCGTCCGCGGCAGGAGGTCTTCTTTTCCGGCGCCATGCCGCAGGCCATCCTGCCGCTGGCCCGGAGCCTCGGCGCGGACGTCTTCAACGAGACGCTGACCGCTGCGACGCTGACGGACCCCGCCTTCGTCCGGGCGCTCGAAACCTATTACGGCTGGGTTTACCGGCATCACCTGATCCCGACCGCCGCCGAGGCCACCTCCACGGAGAGCGAGGGCACCAGCGTGAACAGCGAAGCGACGCCGCAACTCGCGGCCGGCCGCTACGGCATGATCCTGACCGGCCGCTATGTGAATATGGATCTGCGCCGGTTCCGGAACGGCAGATTCCGTCTCGCTTTCGTGCAGCTGCCGGAATGGGAGTACAAAAACCTGGTCACCACCTCGCGCAACACCGCGATCTACAAAGGCTCGAAACACAAGGAGCAGGCCAGGCTGTTCCTGAAGTTCCTGGCGGCGAAGGAGTACAACGATCTCATCATCCGCAGCTCCGACGGACTGCCGCCGAATCCGGAGTGGGCAGAGGGCAATCCGGAGTTCCGGACCCCGCCGGGGCGGGAGTTCGAGGGAGATCTCCACGACAACGAACTCAAATGGACGCTTTCGATCGGGATTCCGGAAAGCCAGAGTCCGTACTATCCGCTCGGCGACAATAAACTCTCCTACGCCTTTGCGAAGGTCGAAAGCAAACTCGCTTCTCCGGAGGAGGCGCTGAAGCAGGCGGAGGAGGCGATCAATTACTCGATCCGGTCAACCGTCGAAGGAACCGCCTCGCTGCAGGAGGAGTACCGCGCCGCCTGCGAACGTCAGCGGCAGATCGACCACCGGAAAGCCGCCGGAGAGAAGATTCCGGCCGGCTGGATCCGAAATCCGTTCTACCGCAAATTCTACCGCGACAGGGGAATGCTGGCCGATCACTGA